A region of Panicum virgatum strain AP13 chromosome 8N, P.virgatum_v5, whole genome shotgun sequence DNA encodes the following proteins:
- the LOC120685401 gene encoding GTPase Der-like isoform X1 yields MAAMAPSSSAPSLPAHLPSRAHARLPGRKAPPASAPRPLLLSFPAPARRRRAAGLRAPAAQQRSAEYHFAEDYGEEEEEEEYGYDGEEEEWEEDEDEVEEMDVEAMEEEARGAAADLAKRLARELHIDDDVREKRKTIRESVSKHIPDSLLPKVAIIGRPNVGKSALFNRLVGGNRAIVVDEPGVTRDRLYGRSYWGDQEFMVIDTGGVITLSKSQAGVMEELAVTTTVGMDGIPLATREAAIARMPSMIEKQAVAAVDEAAVVLFVVDGQAGLVAADIEISDWLRRNYSDKCVILAVNKCESPRKGQMQALDFWSLGFSPLPISAITGTGTGDLLDLVCGELRKFEGLDGVEEEKNKVPAIAIVGRPNVGKSSILNALVGEDRTIVSPVSGTTRDAIDTEFTTADGEKYKLIDTAGIRRRAAVVSAGSTTESLSVKRAFRAIRRSDVVALVIEAMACVTEQDYKIAERIEKEGKACVIVVNKWDTIPNKNHESTTHYEQDVREKLRILDWAPIVYCSATNGTSVEKIISAAALVEKERSRRLGTSILNQVVREAIAFKPPPRTRGGKRGRVYYTTQAAMGPPTFVLFVNDAKLFSDTYRRYMEKKLRSDAGFPGTPIRLLWRSRRRPDKRGKSADSKLQSPGAPSRMVVAA; encoded by the exons atggccgccatggcgccctcctcctccgccccctcGCTCCCCGCTCACCTCCCCAGCAGAGCTCACGCCCGCCTGCCCGGCCGCAAGgccccgcccgcctccgccccgcgcccgcTCCTCCTCTCGttccccgcgcccgcgcgccgccgccgcgccgccgggctcCGCGCTCCAGCCGCACAGCAACGCTCCGCCGAGTACCATTTTGCTGAAGATTatggtgaggaggaggaggaggaggagtacgggtatgacggcgaggaggaggagtgggAGGAGGATGAAGACGAGGTGGAGGAGATGGACGtggaggccatggaggaggaggcgcgcggcgccgccgccgacctcgccaAGCGCCTCGCCCGGGAGCTCCACATCG ATGATGATGTACGGGAGAAACGAAAAACCATCAGGGAATCCGTGTCTAAACAT ATCCCAGATAGTCTTCTTCCAAAGGTGGCAATTATTGGGAGGCCGAATGTCGGTAAATCTGCGCTGTTCAACCGTCTTGTTGGG GGAAACAGGGCTATTGTTGTTGATGAACCTGGTGTGACAAGAGATCGCTTATATGGACGATCATATTGGGGTGATCAGGAGTTTATGGTTATCGATACTGGTGGGGTAATTACTTTATCAAAGTCTCAAGCAGGTGTGATGGAAGAACTTGCTGTCACCACTACTGTTGGTATGGATGGGATTCCTCTCGCCACTAGAGAAGCTGCTATTGCGAGGATGCCATCAATGATTGAAAAACAAGCAGTTGCAGCTGTTGATGAAGCAGCCGTCGTACTATTCGTCGTGGATGGTCAG GCTGGTCTTGTGGCAGCCGATATAGAGATTTCTGATTGGTTACGACGCAACTACTCTGACAAGTGTGTTATACTTGCTGTCAATAAGTGTGAATCTCCACGGAAAGGGCAAATGCAAGCATTAGACTTTTGGTCACTAGG GTTTTCTCCTCTGCCAATTTCTGCTATTACTGGGACAGGAACCGGAGATCTCCTTGATCTGGTGTGTGGAGAGCTGAGAAAATTTGAG GGATTGGACGGAGTtgaagaagagaaaaataagGTTCCTGCTATTGCCATTGTGGGAAGACCAAATGTGGGGAAAAGTAGTATTCTAAATGCTTTGGTTGGAGAAGATAGAACTATCGTGAGCCCAGTTAGTGGGACTACACGTGATGCTATCGATACTGAGTTTACTACAGCAGATGGAGAG AAGTACAAACTCATTGACACTGCTGGGATCCGACGCCGGGCAGCAGTTGTTTCTGCTGGCAGCACAACGGAATCACTTTCGGTGAAACGTGCATTTCGAGCAATTCGCCGCTCTGATGTGGTTGCCCTTGTTATTGAAGCGATGGCCTGTGTTACAGAGCAG GATTATAAAATTGCAGAGAGGATTGAGAAAGAAGGAAAGGCTTGTGTCATTGTTGTGAATAAATGGGATACAATCCCAAACAAGAACCATGAGAGTACGACACATTATGAGCAAGATGTAAGAGAAAAACTTCGCATACTTGATTGGGCACCTATTGTCTACTGTTCTGCGACAAATGGAACCAGTGTTGAAAA GATAATTTCTGCTGCTGCTTTGGTTGAGAAGGAAAGGTCGAGAAGACTCGGTACCTCTATTCTTAATCAAGTTGTGAGAGAAGCTATAGCATTCAAACCACCACCACGGACAAGAGGTGGCAAAAGAGGTCGTGTATATTACACAACACAG GCTGCCATGGGTCCACCGACATTTGTTTTATTTGTGAATGATGCGAAGCTCTTTTCCGATACATACCGCCGTTACATGGAAAAGAAACTCCGGTCGGATGCTGGATTTCCAGGCACCCCTATTCGGTTACTGTGGCGCAGCAGAAGGCGGCCGGACAAACGAG GTAAATCTGCAGATAGTAAGTTGCAGAGCCCAGGAGCCCCTAGCAGAATGGTTGTGGCGGCCTGA
- the LOC120686879 gene encoding uncharacterized protein LOC120686879 — translation MARTRSHPTMSASAVASEAPPSSEISTEGGGDETARATPAGTDKDGEAAAGTAPPEGTTRETNAKKKQQMDGDDDQAAAEEEEEERTKLVPVEHAYIDAVQARMEPNQSNDGSQGAYPGGNIGPYQAAWNPYQGPPSCFPQGVLQLAPNVSMMHPSSSDPQVFHSAENANASAQNDEEDAEELSISPAPTGKGKRPKVVSRIKLSNFHPEEDVNIVKSWLEISCDPIASTGQKKDGMWSRILQRYNLRRGSYPERSVRSLQSRWDIIKAEVGKFASFYADVVRENPSGMSDADKTTHAAATFASVLQHSFAYLHCWDIMKDEPKWQHPKARAVGKSAGAFERKKRKSAGGDGFGQKTINLGTAPPEGTTRETKAKKKQEMDGDDDQAEEEEEERTKLVRVEHAYIDAVQARMEPNQSNDGSQGAYPGGNIGPYQAAWNPYQGPPSCFPQGVLQLAPNVSMMHPSSSDPQVFHSAENANASAQNDEEDAEELSISPAPTGKGKRPKVVSRIKLSNFHPEEDVNIVKSWLEISCDPIASTGQKKDGMWSRILQRYNLRRGSYPERSVRSLQSRWDIIKAEVGKFASFYADVVRENPSGMSDADKTTHAAAIFAGVLQHSFAYLHCWDIMKDNPKWQHPKAGAIGKSAGGDGFGLKTINLGDDKSSPTGSAEKSPLGRDLAKAAKKEANSSAGSASSSEHASRMQDLSLQKISILQEESVRKNEWFQQLAYIDEKRFEEMRSYNQSLLTIEQEKMRIMREQHDMDKERKEKKEDERILGIKLDDCTPGQRLYYEALQEEILEKIAARRRKRQGP, via the exons ATGGCACGCACCAGATCTCATCCAACAATGTCAGCGAGTGCAGTCGCCAGCGAGGCACCGCCGTCATCCGAGATCAgcacggagggcggcggcgacgagacgGCGAGAGCGACGCCGGCGGGGACGGATAAGGACGgcgaagcggcggcggggacggcgccgCCGGAAGGGACGACGAGGGAGACGAATGCGAAGAAGAAGCAGCAGATGGACGGAGATGATgatcaggcggcggcggaggaggaggaggaggagaggacgaagctggtgccggtggagcacgcGTACATCGACGCCGTCCAGGCACG GATGGAGCCTAACCAGTCCAATGATGGATCACAGGGAGCTTATCCAGGTGGCAACATTGGTCCCTACCAGGCTGCCTGGAACCCATACCAAGGCCCTCCATCCTGTTTCCCCCAAGGAGTGCTGCAGCTTGCACCCAATGTCTCAATGATGCATCCAAGTAGCAGTGATCCACAAGTGTTTCATTCGGCTGAAAACGCAAATGCCTCTGCCCAAAACGATGAGGAAGATGCGGAGGAACTTTCTATCTCTCCAGCGCCTACAGGAAAAGGAAAGAGGCCAAAGGTGGTGAGTAGGATCAAGTTAAGCAATTTCCATCCAGAAGAAGATGTAAACATTGTGAAGTCATGGCTTGAAATAAGCTGTGACCCAATTGCAAGTACAGGACAAAAAAAGGATGGTATGTGGTCAAGGATTCTGCAACGATACAACTTAAGGAGGGGATCATATCCAGAAAGGAGTGTGAGGTCTCTACAGAGCCGTTGGGACATTATCAAGGCTGAAGTGGGGAAGTTTGCATCATTCTATGCTGATGTCGTTCGAGAGAACCCTAGCGGGATGTCGGACGCCGATAAG ACCACTCATGCAGCAGCTACTTTTGCTAGTGTCCTCCAACACAGCTTTGCCTATCTGCATTGTTGGGACATCATGAAGGATGAGCCCAAATGGCAGCATCCAAAGGCTAGAGCAGTTGGAAAGTCAGCTGGAGCgttcgagagaaaaaaaagaaagtcaGCTGGAGGTGATGGTTTTGGGCAGAAAACCATCAACCTTGGGACGGCGCCGCCAGAAGGGACGACGAGGGAGACGAAGGCGAAGAAGAAGCAGGAGATGGACGGAGATGATGatcaggcggaggaggaggaggaggagaggacgaAGCTGGTGCGGGTGGAGCACGCGTACATCGACGCTGTCCAGGCACG GATGGAGCCTAACCAGTCCAATGATGGATCACAGGGAGCTTATCCAGGTGGCAACATTGGTCCCTACCAGGCTGCCTGGAACCCATACCAAGGCCCTCCATCCTGTTTCCCCCAAGGAGTGCTGCAGCTTGCACCCAATGTCTCAATGATGCATCCAAGTAGCAGTGATCCACAAGTGTTTCATTCGGCTGAAAACGCAAATGCCTCTGCCCAAAACGATGAGGAAGATGCGGAGGAACTTTCTATCTCTCCAGCGCCTACAGGAAAAGGAAAGAGGCCAAAGGTGGTGAGTAGGATCAAGTTAAGCAATTTCCATCCAGAAGAAGATGTAAACATTGTGAAGTCATGGCTTGAAATAAGCTGTGACCCAATTGCAAGTACAGGACAAAAAAAGGATGGTATGTGGTCAAGGATTCTGCAACGATACAACTTAAGGAGGGGATCATATCCAGAAAGGAGTGTGAGGTCTCTACAGAGCCGTTGGGACATTATCAAGGCTGAAGTGGGGAAGTTTGCATCATTCTATGCTGATGTCGTTCGAGAGAACCCTAGCGGGATGTCGGACGCCGATAAG ACCACTCATGCAGCAGCTATTTTTGCTGGTGTCCTCCAACACAGCTTTGCTTATCTGCATTGTTGGGACATCATGAAGGATAATCCCAAATGGCAGCATCCAAAGGCTGGAGCAATTGGAAAGTCAGCTGGAGGTGATGGTTTTGGGCTGAAAACCATCAACCTTGGAGATGACAAATCTAGCCCCACTGGATCAGCTGAGAAGAGTCCTCTAGGCAGGGATTTAGCTAAAGCAGCCAAGAAGGAGGCAAATTCTTCTGCGGGTTcagcatcatcatcggagcatgCCTCGAGGATGCAAGATCTATCTTTGCAAAAGATTTCAATCCTGCAAGAAGAATCCGTGCGGAAAAATGAGTGGTTCCAGCAGCTTGCCTATATAGATGAGAAGCGTTTTGAGGAAATGCGAAGCTACAATCAATCATTGTTAACCATTGAGCAAGAGAAGATGCGGATCATGCGTGAGCAGCATGACATGGAcaaggaaagaaaggagaagaaagaggatGAAAGGATCCTTGGGATTAAGCTTGATGATTGCACGCCAGGACAGCGATTGTATTATGAAGCCCTTCAGGAAGAAATTTTAGAAAAGATTGCAGCTAGGCGCCGGAAGAGACAGGGGCCCTGA
- the LOC120685401 gene encoding GTPase Der-like isoform X2 codes for MTARRRSGRRMKTRWRRWTWRPWRRRRAAPPPTSPSASPGSSTSTNCISDDDVREKRKTIRESVSKHIPDSLLPKVAIIGRPNVGKSALFNRLVGGNRAIVVDEPGVTRDRLYGRSYWGDQEFMVIDTGGVITLSKSQAGVMEELAVTTTVGMDGIPLATREAAIARMPSMIEKQAVAAVDEAAVVLFVVDGQAGLVAADIEISDWLRRNYSDKCVILAVNKCESPRKGQMQALDFWSLGFSPLPISAITGTGTGDLLDLVCGELRKFEGLDGVEEEKNKVPAIAIVGRPNVGKSSILNALVGEDRTIVSPVSGTTRDAIDTEFTTADGEKYKLIDTAGIRRRAAVVSAGSTTESLSVKRAFRAIRRSDVVALVIEAMACVTEQDYKIAERIEKEGKACVIVVNKWDTIPNKNHESTTHYEQDVREKLRILDWAPIVYCSATNGTSVEKIISAAALVEKERSRRLGTSILNQVVREAIAFKPPPRTRGGKRGRVYYTTQAAMGPPTFVLFVNDAKLFSDTYRRYMEKKLRSDAGFPGTPIRLLWRSRRRPDKRGKSADSKLQSPGAPSRMVVAA; via the exons atgacggcgaggaggaggagtgggAGGAGGATGAAGACGAGGTGGAGGAGATGGACGtggaggccatggaggaggaggcgcgcggcgccgccgccgacctcgccaAGCGCCTCGCCCGGGAGCTCCACATCG ACCAACTGCATTTCAGATGATGATGTACGGGAGAAACGAAAAACCATCAGGGAATCCGTGTCTAAACAT ATCCCAGATAGTCTTCTTCCAAAGGTGGCAATTATTGGGAGGCCGAATGTCGGTAAATCTGCGCTGTTCAACCGTCTTGTTGGG GGAAACAGGGCTATTGTTGTTGATGAACCTGGTGTGACAAGAGATCGCTTATATGGACGATCATATTGGGGTGATCAGGAGTTTATGGTTATCGATACTGGTGGGGTAATTACTTTATCAAAGTCTCAAGCAGGTGTGATGGAAGAACTTGCTGTCACCACTACTGTTGGTATGGATGGGATTCCTCTCGCCACTAGAGAAGCTGCTATTGCGAGGATGCCATCAATGATTGAAAAACAAGCAGTTGCAGCTGTTGATGAAGCAGCCGTCGTACTATTCGTCGTGGATGGTCAG GCTGGTCTTGTGGCAGCCGATATAGAGATTTCTGATTGGTTACGACGCAACTACTCTGACAAGTGTGTTATACTTGCTGTCAATAAGTGTGAATCTCCACGGAAAGGGCAAATGCAAGCATTAGACTTTTGGTCACTAGG GTTTTCTCCTCTGCCAATTTCTGCTATTACTGGGACAGGAACCGGAGATCTCCTTGATCTGGTGTGTGGAGAGCTGAGAAAATTTGAG GGATTGGACGGAGTtgaagaagagaaaaataagGTTCCTGCTATTGCCATTGTGGGAAGACCAAATGTGGGGAAAAGTAGTATTCTAAATGCTTTGGTTGGAGAAGATAGAACTATCGTGAGCCCAGTTAGTGGGACTACACGTGATGCTATCGATACTGAGTTTACTACAGCAGATGGAGAG AAGTACAAACTCATTGACACTGCTGGGATCCGACGCCGGGCAGCAGTTGTTTCTGCTGGCAGCACAACGGAATCACTTTCGGTGAAACGTGCATTTCGAGCAATTCGCCGCTCTGATGTGGTTGCCCTTGTTATTGAAGCGATGGCCTGTGTTACAGAGCAG GATTATAAAATTGCAGAGAGGATTGAGAAAGAAGGAAAGGCTTGTGTCATTGTTGTGAATAAATGGGATACAATCCCAAACAAGAACCATGAGAGTACGACACATTATGAGCAAGATGTAAGAGAAAAACTTCGCATACTTGATTGGGCACCTATTGTCTACTGTTCTGCGACAAATGGAACCAGTGTTGAAAA GATAATTTCTGCTGCTGCTTTGGTTGAGAAGGAAAGGTCGAGAAGACTCGGTACCTCTATTCTTAATCAAGTTGTGAGAGAAGCTATAGCATTCAAACCACCACCACGGACAAGAGGTGGCAAAAGAGGTCGTGTATATTACACAACACAG GCTGCCATGGGTCCACCGACATTTGTTTTATTTGTGAATGATGCGAAGCTCTTTTCCGATACATACCGCCGTTACATGGAAAAGAAACTCCGGTCGGATGCTGGATTTCCAGGCACCCCTATTCGGTTACTGTGGCGCAGCAGAAGGCGGCCGGACAAACGAG GTAAATCTGCAGATAGTAAGTTGCAGAGCCCAGGAGCCCCTAGCAGAATGGTTGTGGCGGCCTGA
- the LOC120685718 gene encoding 1-acyl-sn-glycerol-3-phosphate acyltransferase PLS1, with amino-acid sequence MAIPLVLVVLPLGLLFLLSGLIVNTIQAILFVTIRPFSKSFYRRINRFLAELLWLQLVWVVDWWAGFKVQLHADEETYRSMGKEHALIISNHRSDIDWLIGWILAQRSGCLGSTLAVMKKSSKFLPVIGWSMWFAEYLFLERSWAKDEKTLKWGLQRLKDFPRPFWLALFVEGTRFTPAKLLAAQEYAASQGLPAPQNVLIPRTKGFVSAVSIMRDFVPAIYDTTVIVPKDSPQPTMLRILKGQPSVIHVRMKRHAMSEMPKSDEDVSKWCKDIFVAKDALLDKHLATGTFDEEIRPIGRPVKSLLVTLFWACLLLFGAIQFFKWTQLLSTWRGVAFTAAGMALVTGVMHVFIMFSQAERSSSARAARNRVKKE; translated from the exons atggcgatcCCGCTCGTGCTAGTCGTGCTCCCCCTCGGCctgctcttcctcctctccggccTCATCGTCAACACCATCCAG GCCATTCTATTTGTGACAATAAGGCCCTTCTCAAAGAGCTTCTATCGGCGGATCAACAGATTCCTGGCCGAGCTGCTGTGGCTTCAGCTGGTTTGGGTTGTGGACTGGTGGGCAGGCTTCAAG GTACAACTTCATGCTGATGAGGAAACTTACCGATCAATGG GTAAAGAGCATGCACTCATCATATCAAATCATCGGAGTGATATCGATTGGCTTATTGGATGGATATTGGCACAG CGCTCAGGATGCCTTGGAAGTACGCTTGCTGTGATGAAAAAGTCATCAAAGTTCCTTCCA GTTATTGGCTGGTCCATGTGGTTTGCAGAATACCTCTTTTTGGAGAGGAGCTGGGCAAAGGATGAAAAGACACTAAAG TGGGGCCTCCAAAGGCTGAAAGACTTCCCCAGACCATTTTGGCTAGCCCTTTTCGTTGAGGGTACTCGCTTTACTCCAGCAAAGCTTCTTGCAGCTCAGGAGTATGCAGCTTCACAGGGCTTACCAGCTCCGCAAAATGTACTTATTCCACGCACCAAG GGATTTGTATCTGCTGTGAGTATTATGCGGGATTTTGTTCCAGCCATTTATGATACAACTGTAATAGTTCCAAAAGACTCACCTCAACCAACAATGCTGCGGATTTTGAAAGGGCAACCATCAGTG ATACATGTTCGCATGAAACGCCATGCAATGAGTGAGATGCCAAAGTCAGATGAGGATGTTTCAAAGTGGTGCAAAGATATATTTGTAGCAAAG GATGCCTTACTGGATAAGCATTTGGCAACAGGCACATTTGATGAGGAGATTAGACCAATTGGTCGTCCGGTGAAATCATTGCTG GTGACCCTGTTTTGGGCATGCCTCCTCCTATTCGGCGCCATCCAGTTCTTCAAGTGGACGCAGCTCCTATCGACATGGAGAGGCGTAGCATTCACCGCTGCCGGGATGGCCCTCGTGACGGGGGTCATGCATGTGTTTATCATGTTCTCCCAGGCGGAGCGTTCGAGCTCCGCAAGGGCAGCACGCAACCGTGTGAAGAAAGAGTGA